Proteins co-encoded in one Bacteroidales bacterium genomic window:
- a CDS encoding flavodoxin family protein, translated as MSKKVLVLSSSPRKGGNSDTLCDQFISGAKEAGHETEKIFLKDKKINYCTGCGVCFEKRKCSQKDDMTEILDKMIAADVIVMATPVYFYTMCGQMKTMIDRCCARYTGIKNKEFYFIVTAAVKSKQAMERTIDEFRGFTSCLTNPKEKGIIYGTGAWNIGDIKNTDAMNKAFEMGKNI; from the coding sequence ATGAGTAAAAAAGTTTTAGTATTATCATCCAGCCCCAGGAAAGGCGGCAATTCCGACACACTCTGCGACCAGTTCATTTCAGGAGCAAAAGAAGCAGGACACGAAACAGAGAAAATATTTTTAAAAGATAAAAAAATAAATTACTGCACAGGTTGCGGCGTTTGTTTTGAAAAAAGAAAATGCTCGCAAAAAGACGACATGACTGAAATATTGGATAAAATGATTGCAGCCGATGTTATTGTAATGGCAACGCCTGTATATTTCTACACCATGTGCGGGCAGATGAAAACCATGATCGATCGTTGCTGTGCCCGTTACACCGGTATTAAAAACAAAGAATTTTATTTTATTGTAACTGCTGCCGTAAAAAGCAAACAGGCAATGGAACGAACCATTGATGAGTTCAGGGGATTCACTTCATGCCTTACAAATCCTAAAGAGAAAGGTATCATCTACGGTACAGGCGCATGGAATATTGGTGATATAAAAAATACCGATGCCATGAATAAAGCATTTGAAATGGGGAAAAATATTTAA